One genomic region from Candidatus Binatia bacterium encodes:
- a CDS encoding cysteine dioxygenase family protein, with protein MLRRLIDELRARGPLERGDRDLAGLLSRSGQAWHGAPGLASRPGAYTRTCAYRSHGFEVLLLNWDAGAASPIHDHGGQHCWMVVLDGELEVENYARTDRGDVAGYARIEARDAQTLGAGAIDMRSGPFDLHRVAAPHRAPAVSLHVYAAPLNEYFVYDPLSDRCERAAGAYDAVLSLYVNRSGLRAPARDPLPGEMPMEGSISSEVWGR; from the coding sequence GTGCTTCGACGACTCATCGACGAGCTGCGAGCTCGAGGTCCGCTCGAACGAGGGGATCGGGATCTGGCCGGGCTGCTTTCGAGGAGCGGCCAGGCGTGGCACGGCGCGCCGGGGCTGGCCTCACGCCCGGGCGCTTATACCCGGACTTGCGCGTACCGGAGCCACGGCTTCGAGGTGCTTCTTCTTAATTGGGACGCCGGGGCGGCGTCACCGATCCACGACCACGGCGGGCAGCACTGCTGGATGGTCGTCCTCGACGGCGAGCTCGAGGTCGAGAACTACGCCCGCACCGATCGCGGCGACGTTGCGGGCTATGCGCGAATCGAAGCGCGCGACGCGCAGACGCTCGGAGCGGGCGCAATCGATATGCGTTCGGGACCTTTCGACTTGCACCGCGTTGCCGCGCCGCACCGGGCGCCGGCCGTCTCGCTGCACGTCTATGCCGCACCGCTGAACGAGTATTTCGTCTACGATCCGCTCTCGGATCGGTGCGAACGCGCCGCGGGCGCCTACGACGCCGTGCTCTCGCTCTACGTCAACCGCTCGGGTTTACGTGCTCCAGCAAGGGACCCACTCCCGGGAGAGATGCCGATGGAGGGAAGCATCTCTTCCGAGGTGTGGGGGAGATGA